A region of the Pseudomonadota bacterium genome:
AAGTGCTCGGACTTCGGCTGAACTGGAACAAGCGTTACATCACGCTCGCCCCGGTGGCCACCGTGATCGGGTTAGCTTTTCGCATGTACGATCCGGACAGTCTGCTCGGGGAGACCGAAGACCTCGGTATAACCTGCGCGCTGATTCCGTCTCACCTGCCCGGTGTTACCTCGGGTCGGCGACACTTCCCACTCAACGTGCCGTTCCAAAATGGACCGACACAAGGCGACAACGTGTTCATTCCACTGAGCTACATTATCGGTGGCGCCGACATGGCCGGTGAAGGCTGGCGCATGCTGGTTGAATGCCTCACTGTTGGTCGGTCGATCTCGCTCCCCTCGACCGCCGCCGGCGGTGGCAAGGCGGCCTTAGCATCGAGCGGTGCCTACGGCCGGATTCGCCGACAATTCAACTTGCCCGTCGGCAAGTTCGAGGGCATTCAAGAACTCATCGCGCGGATAGCTGGACTCACATACGCGATGGACGGAGCCGTCAAGTACACCTGTGGTGAAATCGATCGAGGTCAGAAACCGGGCGTGCCATCCGCCATTCTCAAATACCACTGCACCGAGTTTGCGCGTGACATCGCCAACGACGCCATGGACATTCACGGCGGCAAGGGCATCTGCCTAGGGCCTAACAACTATTTGGGCCGAGGCTATCAGGCCGTGCCGATTAGCATTACCGTTGAAGGCGCTAACGTCATGACTCGCTCTCTGATCATTTTTGGTCAGGGCGCCATTCGCTGCCATCCTTACATGCTCAATCTAATTGAGGCATGCAATGACGAGAGTTCACAGGCGCTCGAGAATTTCGACCGCAATTTGTTTGGCATGATCGGCAATGCTTGCGCCAACGCGTCTCGCTCGTTCTTGCTGGCGCTGAGCTCATCCCGACTCACACCTGTACCGGTAGATGGGCCAACCAAAAAGTACTATCAGCAAATTAACCGCTACAGCTCAGCGTATGCGCTTGCCGCCGATGTAGCGATGATGAGCCTGCAGGGCGGGCTCAAAAAACGCGAGATGCTGTCAGGTCGACTCGGCGACATTCTGAGCTGCCTGTACTTCGCCTCCTGCGTACTGAAGAAATTTGAAGACGAAGGTCGCCCGAGCGACGACTTACCGGTGGTCGACTGGGCAGTTCGACATTTCATGTACACCGCACAAGAGCAGCTCCACGGCGTCATTCGCAATTTACCCAATCGCGCATTGGCCCTCGTACTGCGCATGCTTGTATTCCCTCGTGGTCGGATGTATTCGGCACCGTCGGATGAACTCGATCGCAAGGTGGCCGAACTCATGATTCGCGCGTCCGATACACGCGAACGACTGGTCTCCGGCATTTTCCTCACGCCCACACACAACAACATCCCGGGTCGCATCGATCAGCTGATGCGTCGCGCAGACGCGTTCGAAGCACTCGAGAAAACACTGCGCAGTGCGATCAAAGAAGGGAGAATCCGGGATGGTGCACCACCTGCGATCGTCGAAGCCGCGGTTGAAGCAGGCGTATTTAGTGCCGATGAAGCGCGAGAGTATTTGGCCTTCGACGAGGAAGTTCAGGCACTCTCGGCAGTCGATGACTTCACGACCGAAGAGCTTATGGCCGGGTCAGCCGCATCGCGTGATACAACACTGCATACTGCCGCCTGACCACTCGCCATGCGGTACGACGCGACCGCATAAAGCCCAAAAGGCCGAGCCGCTTTTCCGGTTCGGCTTTTTTTATGAGTGCCCATTACTCAGAACAGACACCCGCATTAACGTCGTGCTTAATACCATGATTATTGCCGCGATTTCCGCACGGGTTACACTGTGGGTTCACTGGGCAATGAGGAACACTCATGACGCATTCAGCGCGCTCTGCTCAACCGACGGTATTAGTCACCGGCAGCAGTCGTGGTATCGGCGCAGCGACCGTTCGGCTACTGGCCGAGGAAGGTTACCGTGTTTGCATTAACTATCGACGCAGCCAAGAGGCGGCCCAGGCGTTGAGCGAGTCTCTCGCGCATACCCGACCTCTGGCCGTGCAAGCGGATGTCTCGAAGGAGCGGGAAGTGGTGCGCTTGTTTGACGCGATCGACCAGGAATTCGGCCGTTTGGATGCACTCGTGAATAACGTCGCAGTGCTATCGAATCAGGCGCGCGTCTTCGATCTCGATGAACAACGCATCAACCGAGTATTGCGCCATAACGTCACCAGTGCTTTTTTATGCAGTCGCGAGGCGATCAAACGCATGTCGACGCAGCAAGGCGGCCAAGGCGGTGCGATCGTCAATGTTTCGTCGGTAGCCGCACTCACCGGGTCACCGGATGAATACGTTGACTATGCGGCCTCAAAAGGGGCGATGGATGCGCTGACGCGCGGACTGGCCAAAGAAGTCGCCGCCGAAGGGGTGCGCGTGAACAGTGTGCGACCGGGCTTTATCTATACCGACATGCACGCTGACGGTGGCGATCCTAACCGAGTCGACCGACTCGCGGCTCACATCCCGATGGCGCGTGGAGGCGAAGCGCTAGAGGTCGCACAAGCGATTCGCTGGTTGCTCTCCAGCGATGCTTCGTATGTGACCGGCTCGTTTATCAATGCAGCCGGCGGAGCGCCTTAATCGTGTGGTGGGTCGCGGTGTGCTGTCTGACCCTGAACACGCGTAGCCGGCGTCGATCACTCCGTGCTTGATGCATCGCCTTGATCGCGAAGAAACCGGCCGATTCGTGACGCGGCGAGCGGCTTGCCCAGCACGTAGCCCTGCATGAATTCAACGCCGAGTTCTTTGAGCTGCGCCATATGAGCCGGTTTTTCGACCCCTTCAGCAACGATTTGTTTGTTGAGATTTTGCGCGAGTGTCACCATCGCCTCGAGCAGCTTTCGATTGCGTTGACTACCTTAGAGATCCAGCCTGATGACAGCAATCAAGTGCGGCAAATAGATTGCCAACACAATCGACTGCGCTATCTCAATCA
Encoded here:
- a CDS encoding acyl-CoA dehydrogenase; its protein translation is MSTLFWLLTFIGGALALGFTRASLKHTTFAAAGFYLAYLVFGDGGFLWYTLLLIPLAGLVALNMADWRRNTLSKPALALMRKALPEMSDTERAALDAGTVGWDGDLFSGNPDWKELLGAPKPTLTEEEQAFLDGPVEELCAMIDEWQITHELADLPEDIWTYLKEQKFFAMIIPKAYNGLEFSALAHSAVIAKLSSRSATVASTVAVPNSLGPGELLMHYGTEEQKNYYLPRLAVGEEIPCFGLTSPRAGSDATSISDTGIVCKGTFDGEEVLGLRLNWNKRYITLAPVATVIGLAFRMYDPDSLLGETEDLGITCALIPSHLPGVTSGRRHFPLNVPFQNGPTQGDNVFIPLSYIIGGADMAGEGWRMLVECLTVGRSISLPSTAAGGGKAALASSGAYGRIRRQFNLPVGKFEGIQELIARIAGLTYAMDGAVKYTCGEIDRGQKPGVPSAILKYHCTEFARDIANDAMDIHGGKGICLGPNNYLGRGYQAVPISITVEGANVMTRSLIIFGQGAIRCHPYMLNLIEACNDESSQALENFDRNLFGMIGNACANASRSFLLALSSSRLTPVPVDGPTKKYYQQINRYSSAYALAADVAMMSLQGGLKKREMLSGRLGDILSCLYFASCVLKKFEDEGRPSDDLPVVDWAVRHFMYTAQEQLHGVIRNLPNRALALVLRMLVFPRGRMYSAPSDELDRKVAELMIRASDTRERLVSGIFLTPTHNNIPGRIDQLMRRADAFEALEKTLRSAIKEGRIRDGAPPAIVEAAVEAGVFSADEAREYLAFDEEVQALSAVDDFTTEELMAGSAASRDTTLHTAA
- a CDS encoding SDR family oxidoreductase; translation: MTHSARSAQPTVLVTGSSRGIGAATVRLLAEEGYRVCINYRRSQEAAQALSESLAHTRPLAVQADVSKEREVVRLFDAIDQEFGRLDALVNNVAVLSNQARVFDLDEQRINRVLRHNVTSAFLCSREAIKRMSTQQGGQGGAIVNVSSVAALTGSPDEYVDYAASKGAMDALTRGLAKEVAAEGVRVNSVRPGFIYTDMHADGGDPNRVDRLAAHIPMARGGEALEVAQAIRWLLSSDASYVTGSFINAAGGAP